A genomic window from Pecten maximus chromosome 6, xPecMax1.1, whole genome shotgun sequence includes:
- the LOC117329322 gene encoding ubiquitin-conjugating enzyme E2-17 kDa isoform X2 encodes MSTPARRRLMRDFKRLQEDPPAGVSGAPTDNNIMLWNAVIFGPHDTPFEDGTFKLTVEFTEEYPNKPPTVRFVSKMFHPNVYADGSICLDILQNRWSPTYDASAILTSIQSLLDEPNPNSPANNVAAQLYRENRREYEKRVKAVVEESWIYLGD; translated from the exons ATGTCAACACCAGCAAGGAGACGCCTTATGCGGGATTTCAAAAG ATTACAAGAAGATCCACCTGCTGGCGTAAGTGGTGCACCGACAGATAATAATATTATGCTATGGAATGCTGTTATATTTGG gCCTCATGATACACCTTTTGAAGATGGAACATTTAAATTAACAGTAGAGTTCACGGAGGAATATCCCAATAAACCACCAACAGTTCGATTTGTATCAAAAATGTTTCATCCAAATG TCTATGCAGATGGCAGTATATGTTTAGATATTCTACAAAATAGATGGAGTCCAACATATGATGCCTCTGCCATATTAACCTCAATACAG TCTTTGTTAGATGAACCCAATCCTAACAGTCCTGCAAATAATGTCGCGGCACAACTCTATCGGGAAAACCGCCGTGAATATGAAAAGAGAGTTAAAGCGGTGGTCGAAGAAAGTTGGATTTATCTGGGGGATTAa
- the LOC117329321 gene encoding ufm1-specific protease 2-like, translating to MAKRVVVQKEALSVLSNTCTLKQKKQGWLLGYRNSSHYEVVACAHCQEDWNTNDIKQYLPGGIYIVGVFYSSLSAVDTNSITKDLGNFGLEKILEAEDLIVCAIGVSCDSVIEENFYLWTNGQTLTIPVVTISPDHSLDNLLMIRVQCPVPLSFELVTKADIWKSNLLKEIHELCNASRSRGVLYHLKDSDILIGPDQLCGVSRDTVCSDLHSHIKCDDGFGKSGRKSNKKDQLPTLQFSMYHQINKKSSFHAVPSCCPVIKHSLGNYKSVEMTLPVDAVAVVSRDLPITDLHAILGTAVSQQLTAMASCIIRDTVAKSEKFSKPVPYHFQPGGLQAIFSIIYLQNMTDEQLVQRRTEVHKMLSLPENRPMFRRSNAVMFHEERSNYGYLINPHTSIPTQGMKGGTKYLVDGLYSYHHYMQDRFDDNKWGCAYRSLQTIMSWFKLQAYTEKPIASHREIQQALVDVGDKDPKFVGSRQWIGSMEVSYCLDHLLGITSKIMFVSTGADLATKGRELALHFQTQGTPIMIGGGVLAHTILGVDFNEVTGDVKFLILDPHYTGAEDLKVILDKGWCGWKGPDFWDQHAHYNLCMPQRPLVI from the exons GTcctatcaaatacatgtaccttgaaACAGAAGAAACAAGGGTGGTTGCTGGGCTACAGAAATAGTAGCCATTATGAAGTTGTTGCCTGTGCACATTGTCAAGAAGACTGGAACACAAATGACATAAAGCAATATTTACCAGGAG GTATCTATATTGTTGGCGTGTTTTACTCCAGTCTTAGTGCTGTAGATACCAACAGTATTACCAAAGATTTGGGAAATTTTGGACTGGAAAAG ATTCTTGAGGCAGAAGATTTAATTGTATGTGCAATTGGAGTTTCATGTGACTCAGTAATTGAGGAAAACTTTTACCTGTGGACAAATGGACAAACACTGACCATACCAGTGGTCACAATATCACCAGACCACAGTCTGGACAATCTCCTTATGATTAGGGTCCAGTGTCCTGTTCCTCTGAGTTTTGAACTTGTTACAAAAGCTG ATATATGGAAGTCAAATCTACTAAAGGAAATACATGAGTTGTGCAATGCCTCGAGGTCGAGAGGTGTTCTGTACCATCTTAAGGACAGTGATATACTGATAGGACCAGATCAGTTGTGTGGTGTCTCTCGGGATACTGTCTGTTCCGATCTTCACAGCCATATCAAATGCGATGATGGATTTGGGAAAAGTGGAAGAAAGTCTAATAAAAAGGACCAGCTG CCTACACTGCAGTTCTCTATGTACCATCAGATAAACAAAAAGTCCTCATTTCATGCAGTACCATCATGTTGTCCAGTCATAAAACATTCTCTAG GTAACTATAAGAGTGTTGAGATGACCCTTCCTGTAGACGCTGTGGCAGTGGTCAGCAGAGACTTACCTATCACAGATCTCCATGCCATCCTTGGTACAGCTGTTAGCCAGCAGCTCACTGCCATGGCTTCCTGTATCATAAGAGACACAGTT GCAAAAAGTGAGAAGTTCAGTAAACCTGTACCCTATCACTTCCAGCCTGGGGGTCTACAGGCCATCTTCTCCATCATCTACTTACAAAATATGACAGATGAACAATTAG TACAAAGGCGGACAGAGGTCCACAAAATGCTGAGTTTGCCAGAAAACCGACCAATGTTTAGGAGAAGCAATGCTGTCATGTTCCATGAAGAGCGCTCCAATTATGGCTATCTGATTAACCCTCATACCAGCATCCCCACGCAAGGAA TGAAGGGAGGAACAAAGTATCTAGTGGATGGTCTCTACAGCTACCATCACTACATGCAGGACAGGTTCGATGACAATAAGTGGGGGTGTGCTTATCGCTCTCTACAGACCATCATGTCCTGGTTCAAACTGCAAGCGTACACAGAGAAGCCTATAGCTAGCCACAGAGAGATACAGCAG GCACTGGTGGATGTTGGGGACAAGGACCCCAAATTTGTGGGGTCACGTCAGTGGATTGGATCAATGGAGGTCAGCTACTGTTTGGATCATCTCTTAGGG ATAACTTCAAAAATCATGTTTGTCAGTACTGGTGCAGATCTCGCAACTAAAGGGAGAGAACTGGCTCTCCACTTCCAGACACAAGGGACTCCGATCATGATAG GTGGTGGTGTATTAGCTCATACCATCCTTGGAGTTGATTTCAACGAAGTCACTGGTGATGTTAAATTCCTCATCCTTGACCCTCATTATACTGGTGCAGAAGATCTCAAAGTCATCCTCGATAAA GGATGGTGCGGCTGGAAAGGACCAGACTTCTGGGATCAACATGCCCATTATAACTTGTGTATGCCTCAGAGGCCCCTAGTCATCTAA
- the LOC117329322 gene encoding ubiquitin-conjugating enzyme E2-17 kDa isoform X1: MSTPARRRLMRDFKRLQEDPPAGVSGAPTDNNIMLWNAVIFGPHDTPFEDGTFKLTVEFTEEYPNKPPTVRFVSKMFHPNVYADGSICLDILQNRWSPTYDASAILTSIQSLLHDPNPNSPANNEAAQLYRENRREYEKKVQSIVQESWTSDSEDEEEPDKKS, translated from the exons ATGTCAACACCAGCAAGGAGACGCCTTATGCGGGATTTCAAAAG ATTACAAGAAGATCCACCTGCTGGCGTAAGTGGTGCACCGACAGATAATAATATTATGCTATGGAATGCTGTTATATTTGG gCCTCATGATACACCTTTTGAAGATGGAACATTTAAATTAACAGTAGAGTTCACGGAGGAATATCCCAATAAACCACCAACAGTTCGATTTGTATCAAAAATGTTTCATCCAAATG TCTATGCAGATGGCAGTATATGTTTAGATATTCTACAAAATAGATGGAGTCCAACATATGATGCCTCTGCCATATTAACCTCAATACAG TCTTTACTACATGATCCAAATCCTAATAGCCCAGCAAACAATGAGGCTGCACAGTTGTATCGAGAAAATCGTCGGGAATATGAGAAAAAAGTTCAATCTATAGTTCAAGAAAGTTGGACATCCGATAGTGAAGATGAGGAGGAACCTGATAAGAAATCGTAG